Proteins encoded within one genomic window of Arachis ipaensis cultivar K30076 chromosome B08, Araip1.1, whole genome shotgun sequence:
- the LOC107612008 gene encoding protein SPA, chloroplastic, producing MAPALCLSLLTSLTITPTPGIYIKNHANSKHNRVNSVFQRSSTSKLIAKANAKGNQQNTKPNSMICADCDGNGAVQCSQCKGSGVNSVDVFNGQFKAGDSCWLCGGRKEMLCGNCNGAGFVGGFLSTHDQ from the exons ATGGCTCCAGCTCTGTGCCTATCACTTCTAACTTCCCTTACAATTACACCAACGCCAG GTATTTATATTAAGAACCATGCAAATTCAAAGCACAACAGAGTCAACTCTGTGTTTCAACGTTCTTCCACTTCTAAACTCATTGCAAAG GCTAATGCAAAAGGAAACCAGCAAAACACCAAACCCAATAGTATGATATGTGCAGATTGTGATGGAAATG GAGCAGTTCAATGCTCTCAGTGCAAAGGTAGTGGGGTGAACTCTGTTGATGTTTTCAATGGACAGTTTAAAGCTGGTGACTCATGCTGGCTTTGCGG GGGAAGGAAGGAAATGTTATGTGGAAATTGCAATGGAGCTGGATTTGTGGGTGGCTTCTTGAGCACTCATGATCAGTAG
- the LOC107612074 gene encoding mitochondrial import inner membrane translocase subunit TIM17-2-like: MGVPETLREPCPDRILDDIGSAFGMGAVGGSGFHFIKGFFNSPMGSRLLGASQEVRLNAPRIGGSFAVWGALFSTFDCTMVYVRQKEDPWNSIISGFAAGGFLSLRKGPAAATRSAVFGGILLALIEGGMIMLDKTFAARQMQMPPLTEEPMLAGYPSGIGFPGQHGPQPSPPTASKSETKTSWFGGFFGGGKKEEPASGGGSETKILESFDAPQVPNFEYK, from the coding sequence ATGGGAGTCCCGGAGACATTACGCGAGCCCTGCCCTGATCGTATCCTCGACGACATAGGCAGCGCTTTCGGCATGGGAGCCGTCGGAGGCTCCGGCTTTCACTTCATCAAGGGCTTCTTCAACTCTCCCATGGGTTCCCGCCTCCTCGGCGCGTCACAGGAAGTGCGTCTCAACGCGCCGAGAATAGGCGGAAGCTTTGCGGTTTGGGGTGCACTCTTCTCCACCTTCGACTGCACCATGGTTTATGTTCGTCAGAAGGAGGATCCATGGAACTCAATCATATCTGGATTCGCTGCCGGAGGATTTCTCTCCCTGCGTAAGGGACCCGCCGCCGCCACGCGGTCCGCCGTGTTCGGTGGTATCTTGCTGGCCCTTATTGAAGGAGGTATGATCATGCTTGACAAGACCTTCGCTGCACGGCAGATGCAGATGCCGCCTCTCACGGAGGAACCTATGCTGGCTGGTTACCCTTCAGGCATCGGATTTCCGGGTCAGCATGGTCCTCAGCCTTCTCCGCCGACGGCCTCGAAATCGGAGACTAAAACTTCTTGGTTTGGTGGATTCTTCGGTGGAGGGAAGAAGGAGGAGCCGGCGTCTGGTGGAGGAAGCGAAACGAAGATCCTGGAGAGTTTTGATGCCCCACAGGTTCCGAATTTTGAGTACAAGTGA